The following coding sequences are from one Heterodontus francisci isolate sHetFra1 chromosome 38, sHetFra1.hap1, whole genome shotgun sequence window:
- the c38h15orf40 gene encoding UPF0235 protein C15orf40 homolog has translation MWAVRGRAQTGGIRERNLSKSSGESSMNKMKVKDSAKLAPSSRGPVKLDKSGAILVAIHAKPGAKQNAVTDVSEEAVAVAIAAPPSDGEANAELIRYLAKVLELKKSEVVLDKGCRSREKVVKILASLTAGEVQEKLKTAAAMS, from the exons ATGTGGGCTGTCCGCGGGCGAGCGCAGACAGGAGGCATCAGGGAGAGAAACCTGTCGAAAAGCTCAGGAGAATCCTCAATG AATAAGATGAAAGTTAAGGACTCTGCAAAACTAGCACCGTCATCTCGGGGACCTGTGAAGCTTGATAAGAGTGGTGCTATTTTGGTTGCCATTCACGCTAAACCTGGAGCCAAGCAAAATGCCGTAACAG ATGTGTCAGAAGAAGCAGTGGCTGTGGCCATTGCAGCCCCTCCATCTGATGGGGAGGCCAATGCAGAACTGATTCGCTACCTGGCCAAGGTGCTAGAATTAAAAAAAAGTGAAGTTGTTCTGGACAAG GGTTGTAGATCACGTGAGAAGGTGGTGAAGATTCTGGCCTCACTGACCGCAGGAGAGGTGCAAGAAAAACTCAAAACCGCAGCTGCCATGAGCTAG